In Sphaerospermopsis torques-reginae ITEP-024, the genomic window CTTTGGTAGTTGCTGGCTTGTAGTGATGACTTTAGTCATCCAAATCAGGACTTTAGCCCTGACTCCTGACTCCTGACTCCTGACTCCTTAATTATTTAGTGATTAACCCATTTTGCATCAGTCACCAAACACACACCTCCGATTTTTTTCAGCAGAGGGGTGATTTTTTCCACTAGGTTATCTAATTGTTTTTGATTGGTACAGACTGTCATAATGTAACTATTACTAAATCCATAGTCAATATCGGAAGATGCTAAACCTCGATCACCTTTACCAGAGGTATCTTTAATAATTGTATATCCCGAAACGAAGACACTTTCTAAAATGTTCAGAGCATCTTCAATGTGAGATGTATCAATAACAATCTCTACTTTTTGGACTTCTTGCATAATAGGGATTGATAAATTTAGACTTGTTAGACTGGGAGAAAAGTCATCTGATATCTGAGAATTACTTGTGGTAATTAAACAAATACCACCAATGGTTTTGAGGATTGGTAAAATATCTCTGATCAGGTATTCAAATTGTGTTTGATTAGTGCAAATAGTAGAAATATAACTATTGCTAAATTCTCTCCCCAAATCGTTATGACAAATCCCCCTATCCCCTTTCCCGGAAGAATTTTCTATTAATGTATATCCAGGAACTCTCACAGAATTAAGGATATCTATTACTTCTCGTTGTTCCAGGGAGCTAACAATGATTTCTACTCGGTTAAAGAGTTCCATG contains:
- a CDS encoding P-II family nitrogen regulator, with the translated sequence MELFNRVEIIVSSLEQREVIDILNSVRVPGYTLIENSSGKGDRGICHNDLGREFSNSYISTICTNQTQFEYLIRDILPILKTIGGICLITTSNSQISDDFSPSLTSLNLSIPIMQEVQKVEIVIDTSHIEDALNILESVFVSGYTIIKDTSGKGDRGLASSDIDYGFSNSYIMTVCTNQKQLDNLVEKITPLLKKIGGVCLVTDAKWVNH